One window of the Falco biarmicus isolate bFalBia1 chromosome Z, bFalBia1.pri, whole genome shotgun sequence genome contains the following:
- the LOC130142288 gene encoding uncharacterized protein LOC130142288 isoform X2 has protein sequence MELFRLSLGCICLLPWLEAEGQGFLIRNTRMEKCIRVSHHETNSISLTDCKVHSQQQQWSWDPATRTIVSLHTKQCLSAHKMQEYALVKMEPCGDWERQVWSCSKKGHLTLQSLGFHLSTKKGGHKVFVSREKDKFSRWKTLADGTICAAAWTAAPRPNKPTQPAAGTHVWIYETKTIDSSKINAMDRGSSVSFTDPPLANKFNSTVSPAKTKQAYFPANEDVSHNHSKKHHGNRGKNAGARLAGTNWKTAMLVLSPLAFILGLIILTLNVHYNKKKKILSALKSSPANSSRADLREQSPLRRGPQPYLPPSRSPSLRRGEILIEWKDGTVTPLFDNANYQTD, from the exons ATGGAGCTTTTCAGGCTGAGCCTGGGGTGTATTTGCCTCCTTCCTTGGCTTGAGG CAGAGGGACAAGGCTTCCTCATAAGGAACACCCGGATGGAAAAGTGCATTCGTGTCTCCCACCACGAGACCAACAGCATCAGCCTGACTGACTGCAAGGTGcactcccagcagcagcagtggagctGGGACCCTGCCACCAGGACCATTGTCAGCCTTCACACAAAGCAGTGCTTGTCGGCCCACAAGATGCAGGAGTATGCTCTGGTCAAGATGGAGCCTTGCGGGGACTGGGAACGCCAAGTGTGGTCCTGCAGCAAGAAGGGACACCTGACTCTGCAGAGCTTGGGCTTCCACCTCAGCACCAAGAAAGGAGGCCATAAGGTCTTTGTCTCAAGGGAGAAGGACAAATTCAGCAGGTGGAAGACTTTAGCAGATGGAAccatctgtgctgctgcctggacaGCAGCTCCAAGGCCCAACAAACCAACGCAACCAGCTGCAGGCACACATGTGTGGATCTATGAAA CTAAAACCATCGACTCATCAAAGATCAATGCCATGGACAGAGGATCTTCTGTGAGCTTCACTGACCCACCTCTGGCTAACAAATTTAACAGCACAGTGTCTCCAGCGAAGACCAAGCAGGCATACTTCCCAGCAAATGAAG ATGTATCCCACAATCACTCTAAAAAGCACCATGGAAATCGAGGGAAAAATGCTGGAGCCAGGCTTGCAG GCACCAACTGGAAGACAGCCATGCTGGTCCTCAGCCCCTTGGCATTCATACTGGGATTAATAATACTGACACTCAACGTTCATTACAACAA gaagaagaaaatcctctctgctctgaagagctccccagccaacagcagcagagctgactTGCGGGAGCAGTCTCCCTTACGAAGAGGTCCCCAGCCATACCTTCCACCATCACGCTCCCCTTCCTTGAGGCGTGGAGAGATCCTCATTGAGTGGAAAGATGGGACTGTCACTCCTCTTTTTGATAATGCAAATTATCAAACAGACTAG
- the LOC130142288 gene encoding uncharacterized protein LOC130142288 isoform X1, which translates to MELFRLSLGCICLLPWLEVAEGQGFLIRNTRMEKCIRVSHHETNSISLTDCKVHSQQQQWSWDPATRTIVSLHTKQCLSAHKMQEYALVKMEPCGDWERQVWSCSKKGHLTLQSLGFHLSTKKGGHKVFVSREKDKFSRWKTLADGTICAAAWTAAPRPNKPTQPAAGTHVWIYETKTIDSSKINAMDRGSSVSFTDPPLANKFNSTVSPAKTKQAYFPANEDVSHNHSKKHHGNRGKNAGARLAGTNWKTAMLVLSPLAFILGLIILTLNVHYNKKKKILSALKSSPANSSRADLREQSPLRRGPQPYLPPSRSPSLRRGEILIEWKDGTVTPLFDNANYQTD; encoded by the exons ATGGAGCTTTTCAGGCTGAGCCTGGGGTGTATTTGCCTCCTTCCTTGGCTTGAGG TAGCAGAGGGACAAGGCTTCCTCATAAGGAACACCCGGATGGAAAAGTGCATTCGTGTCTCCCACCACGAGACCAACAGCATCAGCCTGACTGACTGCAAGGTGcactcccagcagcagcagtggagctGGGACCCTGCCACCAGGACCATTGTCAGCCTTCACACAAAGCAGTGCTTGTCGGCCCACAAGATGCAGGAGTATGCTCTGGTCAAGATGGAGCCTTGCGGGGACTGGGAACGCCAAGTGTGGTCCTGCAGCAAGAAGGGACACCTGACTCTGCAGAGCTTGGGCTTCCACCTCAGCACCAAGAAAGGAGGCCATAAGGTCTTTGTCTCAAGGGAGAAGGACAAATTCAGCAGGTGGAAGACTTTAGCAGATGGAAccatctgtgctgctgcctggacaGCAGCTCCAAGGCCCAACAAACCAACGCAACCAGCTGCAGGCACACATGTGTGGATCTATGAAA CTAAAACCATCGACTCATCAAAGATCAATGCCATGGACAGAGGATCTTCTGTGAGCTTCACTGACCCACCTCTGGCTAACAAATTTAACAGCACAGTGTCTCCAGCGAAGACCAAGCAGGCATACTTCCCAGCAAATGAAG ATGTATCCCACAATCACTCTAAAAAGCACCATGGAAATCGAGGGAAAAATGCTGGAGCCAGGCTTGCAG GCACCAACTGGAAGACAGCCATGCTGGTCCTCAGCCCCTTGGCATTCATACTGGGATTAATAATACTGACACTCAACGTTCATTACAACAA gaagaagaaaatcctctctgctctgaagagctccccagccaacagcagcagagctgactTGCGGGAGCAGTCTCCCTTACGAAGAGGTCCCCAGCCATACCTTCCACCATCACGCTCCCCTTCCTTGAGGCGTGGAGAGATCCTCATTGAGTGGAAAGATGGGACTGTCACTCCTCTTTTTGATAATGCAAATTATCAAACAGACTAG